Within Homo sapiens chromosome 2, GRCh38.p14 Primary Assembly, the genomic segment ATTCCTCAGCCCTGTGGGATCATCTACTGATTCCAAAATACAAGTATCTTTAATCACATCATAATCCCAATGTGTTAAATCAAATGAACTGGAAGGCTACTCCCTTGGTGTCATTTCCCAACAGTACTGGGGAAGATGGAAGAATCCTCAGCTGTTACGTGAGCGCTGCGATCTCTTGAGTCCAAACTGAACAAAAGCGATGCTTCTTGGGCGGGTTCAAAATAAATGGCTAGAATGCTGGCAAATAAAACTAGGGCATGAAAGTGAGTTTTTCTCACTTCTGTGGCTCCCCCTTGGGACACTCACCAGTGTGGTCTGTGCAGAAAGAGTATTTCTGGTCCTGCTCATAATTCGAAGTTGTGCTGCACCAAAGATGTCCGTCCTGTCGCCCTTCTGTGGTGCAGGAGTAGAACGTCCTGCCATTGTAGGTGAATGGTAAGACACATGGCTCTCCATTTGAGTTGCCACCGTAAGTCTGGGTTACAGCTACAATCATAATCAAAAGAGTGTCAGTAAACAGAGATGCTTTATCTCCCACCAGCAGCTGCTTATTTATGGCTTCAATGAGATACTGAGCTTGTGCCCTCAAAGGAAGAAGCTATGAGTATAGATGATCATCTCGTTAATTTCAGTCAAAATGCATTACTCAGGAATCCATGTCTACTGTGGATAGAACGACACCTGAGTTCTTCTGCTGATGTCCTTCATGACCACTTCTGCtgccatgcctcagtttctctatttgTAAAGCTATATTTATACAGGTCAATTAAGGATGCTGCTTAAGGATGTTGGGATAATATTTATGACTATATCTATgccataaaattaatatatgagaCTATTCTGGGGGAGAATTGTGTAGCAATTGTTATTGCCATAGTGACTACCATGTTTGTAGTGCAGAATACATATATTAGGTTATTGGAAGATGTTTACATCACAAAGCTGCTGAAATTTGAGATTTAgaatataaaacattgatgattATTCAGAAAGTAGCTCTCTTGTAACAACACTTTAGAcagataaatacaataaaatttttacCCATGATATCCATGaccagaaagaaaatacataaattaaaaagattGGAAGAAACTATTTCAAATGCCAACCCTAATTGTTATCACAGGGTGGTAAGATTACAGgcttcttgtttgttttattgtttcacATTGAAAATGTATTGTCcttcaaaaactaaataataaagtCATCAGTCCTATTCTTCAAAAAGATAATGCATACCTGTCTCTTGGCAGCTGACTCCGTTGCCCAGGCACGTGCAAAGCATTTGCTTATTTCCTTGTGTCTTCAGCCACTGCATCCCCACAGAGTAGACCACACCACTGTCTGTGACACAGTGGCCatagggaggaggctgggggtgAGGCTGCGGTTGGTAAACAGCTGCACGAACATCGGTGAAGGGGCCAGATCCTAATGGCATGAAAAGGGAATGTCACAAAACTGGGTGAGAGAAGACAATTCACTACTTTCTGCAGTCAGGATCTTCAGGATCTCACAGAGATCACTCTGAAATCTATGTCGCTACTGGCCTGGGACTGGAAAAAAATGTCCCTTATTCAGCAGTAGCTTTTGCATTTAGCCTAGGAAATAATCCACAAGTGTCTACCAAGTGGTCTCCATCCTCCAGCTCAGCTGGGGCTACTGggattatatttctttttgtttgtttgttttttggttttttgggttgtttttgagatggggtctcactctgttgcccaggctggagtgcagtggcgcggtctcggctcactgcaacctctgcctcctgggttcaagctattctcctgcctcaacctcccaagtagctgcaattacaggcacgcaccaccatgcccagctgattttttttgtattttttagtagagacggggttttgccatgttggcaaactcctgacctcaaactcctgtctcaaactcctgacctcaggggatccacccgcttcggcctcccaaagtgctgggattacaggcatgagccacctcgcctggccggGATTATATTTCTCAATCACAGACATCATCCTGCCACTCCATACAGCAGATACCTTCAACACATCCTCACTCTTCTGAGTAACCGAGCTCATCAGAGGGTGCCTTCAGCAGCTGTCCTGGATTTTCTGGAGGTCACCTCCACcttccacattttatttctcctctggATTATTTGTGATTCTATTGTGTTTTTTCTAAAACCAATTGATCCTCTTAAGACAGCTTTCCTTTCAGAATAACACAACAGGATGtgttgatcttttcttttttctttttttttttttttttttttttgagacggagtctcactctgtcacccaggctggagtgcagtggcgcaatctcggctcactgcaagctctgcctcccgggttcacgccattctcctgcctcagcctcccgagtagctgggactacaggcacccgccaccacgcccggctaattttttgtatttttagtagagacggggtttcaccgtgttagccaggatggtctcgatctcctgaccttgtgatccacccgccttggcctcccaaagtgctgggattacaggcgtgagccaccgcgcccggccgatcttttctttcaacttttagatATCTGTTCTCTTGAAGGCCAGGGCCCACCGCAGAACAGAATCAGGGCTGAGGCTAGACCAAAGGTACACTGAATTCagtgcctccctaagtgctgctGAACACTAGAACCCAAAGATGTTCACAGACAAAGAATCCCAAGGTCAAACGTACTAGGGAGACATGGCGCCCATCCCCTACACTCTACCATGGAGAGTATGATGTAAAGGAACACACAGATTCTGCAGAGCAGGTTCCATTTTGTTTAACCCAttgcttctcaaacttttttgAACAATGGAATCTTTTCAGTATTGGCAATATTCAtatatagctaacatttattgagtgtttatccCCATTTAATTCCCACCTACACTTTTAATCTATTTTGGTAGActgacatttataattttttttattttttattttattttatttttttgagatggggtctcgctgtatcacccaggctggagtgcagtggtgcgatctcgggtcactgcaaactccacctcccgggttcatgccattctcctgcctcagcctcccgagtagctgggactacaggcgcccgccacaacgcctggttaattttttgtatttttagtagagatggggtttcaccgtgttagccaggatggtcttgatctcctgacctcgtgatccgcctgcctcggcctcccaaagtgctgggattacaggcgtgagccaccgcgcgtggccgatgtttataattttttttggccagtagcaattttattaatgataataaaataactcAAAGATATTATCAAATCTAATCTTGTTCACCTTCATAAGTGCTCAAAGCAAGACAAAAActcatcaaaagaagaaaaattagaacaattaatatttttaattgaaggaTGGCTGAGACACTACGTAATGATGTTGGCACATCATATAGTAAAAAGTTAatcaaaacatattaaaaataatgagaggaGTGCACGTCCTTGTTGGCCATATTTCTCTCTTCAgatttttatgaaacatttatgacgtaaaaatctttttctcatgccaaaaatgattaaaacttgttttttaaaaagaatgcttaGATATCATGTCTTTCATGGCCATCTCTAAGTCCTCTCTGAATTTCTAAAATTTCGAATGCCAATACATGAAGGAAATAATTGTGTGTTACTTTATAGAATGTAACAAAGTTTGCCAGAGCATAGAAACCACATATAAAGGATGGTTTCCACTACAAAAAGAGTTCAATGTCGGGACAGGGAAGTATATttcattcaaaaacaaacaaacaaaaaatccaaatgcACTTTTTTTGTCCTTTCCTAGCAGAAGAACCAGGTAgtcatataattaattataactCTCATTTCCTTTCAAATGAACTTTGGATATTcaaaatacgtgtgtgtgtgcgtgtgtgcgtgatCTATCCATGGTAAGTTTTATGATGCTAGCATTCTTTAAAACTCAGTTTTATCTTTTGGAGATAAATCtggcttttttccccctaagGTTTATTtgtatgtcatttttctttttttctgaaaaatttaaaacttgacattaaaaaaagttttaacaacCAATAATGTGTAAATTATCTTAGGTTATTAGCTGAAACACTGCAAATTATCCTCAAATGGCATGTCAAAGGAAAGATGGATTTGCGGAAATATTTCTTGACCTGCTTCCCCATTTCCCGCCCCTGCTCGTCCTGTGCCTCACCGCTCGATGTGGTCTGCACAGAGGTGTGCCTCTCACACTTCCACTCTCCTCGGCCGTTGCCTGTGCAGATGCACTGGAGCAGGTTTCCTCGATTATCCTTCTTGCTCCAGGTGTCTCCAATTCTATAGGATGTCCTTGTGTCCTGATCGTTGCATCTATCTGTGTCACAAAGGAAGCACATACATACATCAGGTCGAGAGTCGCAAGTGGTCAATTCAAACTTAAAAAAGGAATGCTATCTATGCCTGGTAATCTATTTTTGGTAATATGTTCATATTCAGCTCTGGTGCTGCAAGGTATTACACTTCTGAAAGATGAAATTACATTTGTTACAGTGGAAAGGCAGCTGAATGGTTTAGTCTAGTTTCATCTCTCTGtcaaataacattttcatttatctatttatttattgttttcacaCTGTTCCTTTGACTAACTTCATTCTCTGGcattatatttcatctttttccttctcaGGCTCTTCCAGGATTTTTCTTAGTCATCACTGTTTATGGCCTGCCTTTCAATAGGGACCTTGctttagaaaactaaaaacaggctaagcgcggtggctcacgcctgtaatcctagtactttaggagggtggatcacctgcagtcaggagttcaagaccagcctgggcaacatggtgaaacccccgtctctactaaaaataccaaaaaaaattagccggctgtggtggcgggcgcctgtaatccaagctactcgggaagctgaggcaagagaatcgcttgaacccgggaggtggaggttgcaatgagctgagatcacaccattgcactccagcctgggcgacagggtgagactgtctcaaaaacaaaacaaaacaaaacaaaacaaaaaaaacaagcaaacaaaaaaaagcttataACAATGGGGAGGCAAGCAGGTATCAAAGGGTCTTCACCAATGGCTACAAAGAAGCTATAAGAAGGTGGTAGtatctctttcttcatttgttaTGTAAAAAATGTAGAGGATGCACAATTTCTttgactaaaatattattttcccttcCCCTATACCCAAACATCtacagtatttaaaaatcactagcaAAATAGCCCCAAATTATTCAGTGTTAGCCCTCCACTGGAAGAGTGGGATCAACATAAAATGATAATTTGTAACTAAATGACCATTAGTCTATGCGTGCATTTATCTGGTaaatagattatttaaattataatccaAATTTGCTCTGTGCCACGATGTGAGTATAGAGGATCTGATGTCTTTGTGAATTGGATATTGTTGCAACTCCtgggttagagaaaaaaaattaatagttgaTGTAGGTTCAAACAAATACACACCCACATCCATCTACCACAAGAATAGAAGTTTGCATGAAGGTATAATTACTGATTAGAGCTTTTTCCCAAATCCCCAGCGAAAAGTATTATCATCCCCTGAACCTCCATAGCACTACTTTCAGTATTTCTGTTGAAATCTTTAATACTGTGTTTTGCAGATGATAAATATGTATAAGACTTTCTCATCTCCCTGACCCCCTAAGTACTCTTTGAAGGCTGGGCTAATGTTCATTTCATATCTGCACCCCTATAATACCTTGAACAAAGTAAGTCCTTATAAAATTTTCTGGAATAAATGACTTCTCTTTGAGAAACTTTTCCCAACTTGCTATTTAAAGAGTTCTAAATAACAGATAAGGTTTGAATCAGACATCTAATTTGTCTTAAGCTAAAATATTGCCACAAAGATCTTGGAAGTCTGATGATCACAGtaacattttaaatgcaaaatatctAATAAACCAGCAAGTTTCTGGGAAAGCTTTGGTCAAAATGGTTACCACTTTTCATGAGAGACCTATTTTTGTTAGCAAAGAATTTGAATTTGGATGATGGCTATGTTAAAGGTAGTTAAATGGGTTCAGCTAGATAAATAAAACAGGTTCAAATTATTTGGATTTGATTTTAAACTTATTTACAACACCAGTAGTTAATGGCTGTTTTACTTCAACAAACTCTCTAGCTGTTATTAGTTTACAATATCAAAAAAGGAGCCTTCAAACCCAAAGGCAACAATTAAGACCCCAAGACAATCTTAGAAGGAGCAGTAAAGACACCAGAGGCCAGCTTCTTTACAGCACTAATCAAATGCGTTAGGTCAGAGACACTATCCCTAACTCCAGAGTagataaatcattttaatttatgggataaattctttttaattttatcaatttAGCCTGTGAATGTGCCCTATTTAAATTTCAAACATAGAAGGAAACCTAAACCTTTTGTTCAACTCTATGtcagtggcagtgagctgagattgaacctTATCAAAGtgatatgtttttctatttatgtagtCTTCTCTGAAGATGCGGAATAAGTTGGTTATGAAAGTTTTCTTGACTTCCAGAAGTTACCAAAGCATGCTGATATACTGGATGTGTTCTGAGTAACATAGTATTACCCTTCTCTCTAGGAATCCAGAAAACAATACCTGGCTTAATCTTTAACATAAAGATGTAAAACATACTTCTAGAAGTGCAAGTGATGCGTCCGCTGCCTTCTCCCAGGCAAGTACAATCTACCATCATCCAGCCTTGGTAGGGCTTCTCCCACGTTTCTCCGACCACATAGGAAGTCCCAGCAGCATGATCAAAACACTTCTCAGCTGTAGggaaatttggaagaaaaacaggaaaaaaaggttaTTTTGAATTGTGCAAGCTCCCTGTAATTTAAAGTGTAGTGTGTAAGCAAAAAttcagccacattttttttaagtggcacTCTGTTCAGAAAGAATGACACACCCAGCATCTAAGCACACAGTAAGTAGCCAAGGCAAAAGAAAGCTCAAGCTGAGTTGGCAGGCAGAAATTCCATTCTCCTAATAAGTACATGGACTACATATTTTCAGCGAGCCCCAAACTTCCCAGCAGCATTTCCAGTAGCAAGgatctatgtatgtatctagtCTGTGGGAGACTACATATGCAAAATTCCAATCTTAATTATAAATGACCAATTATGAATTTTGAGTGGCCTAAATACAATGACaaagaaagctatttttaaatattggaaagcaaaacaatacaaaacaagacaaaaacctCTAAATTAGAAGACAAGTAAACAGAGTAAAATTTATAGCCAGAAACTTTCAGGCTTGTACTTACAAAATTCAACTGAGGATTGAGATCCAAAGAAGCTCAACAacttttaatttgaaaagaaatgagcagAGTGTGACAAGCACACACTATTTCATGTTTCGGTCCAGGACATTCCATATAGAAATGTGTCcaaagtgtcatttttttttcttttaaataaattatatcttgACGAAGGAGGAATCTGAGATCAGCTATTAGGTAAAAGAAATGACTCCATTCTAAATCTTTCAATTCTACCTTATGCTTTTGAAGCAAAGTTAAGACTTCTATGTGTAGTCAGTACTTTTTGATCTAACTCCTGTAAGAAGACTATGGATTatataataattcattatttcaaacaaaattcCCATTTCTTTATTGGTTTTCACTGGAATTCAGGTCTATGACCTATGTAGATGTGATTCTGGTCCAACCCCACATTAGAACTAAGCATCCCAGCTCTTGCTCAGCCCTAAGACTCACACACCTATGGGCTTGCAGGTCCATTCTCCTTTTCCATTACCAAGACACACACACTCTAACATGTAACCACCAGTCTCATGTGGTCTCCTCCAGGTGTCACCAATCTTGTAGGACTGACCCCCTTCATGGCAGCGGTCTGTTGAAGATACAACGAAAATGTTAGGAGAGGgcagaacagatttttttttttggtctcatatTCCACCCATGGTAGGTACTTAGGTTGGCTAAAGTAGAGACACAGACAACAGCTTTCCCATCAGAGACAGGGGAAACGTTAACAGGTCTGGTCACTTGGAGTCAATTCAGTTAAGTGTCTTGCTTAGAACACAATGGAAAACCACAGAGAaatctggatggcaaggaagAGGTCATGAATCCTGCTTTCCCAGAGAGATCACAGGAAATTGGGTCCTAAGCAGAAAAGAAAGGCTGGGAGGCTTGGTCTTCACTCATACACAGCAGGCTAAGACTGAGACTAATTCAGTGAAAAGGCCACATCAGGCACAGCACTCCAGCTTTTGGGAGCATGGAGAGCCTGTATTTTACCCTAGGATAGAAATGTCATTTTGGTGGAAAGCAAACAGACATATGCATATAAAGTGTGGAAATCCTGGTAGTTTTCTAAGTTGTTAAGCCCAATGGCACATTCAAATGCTGAACTAGATTGTAAACACTATGGACCCTTGCCTCTTGCGATTTGCCTGTGAACTTGGATAAACCCTAACATGAAATATGGGGAAAGTTGATTGGGCCTATTCACACGGGACTTGTTCTTTTGAATAGAAGTCTTTAAGACGACTTATATTtaaagaatggattaaaaaacttAAATACTATCTTAATAGAATCTATTGGTAACCCAGTGAATCATACTGGAAAGAGTGCCTTAGCTAAACTAGAGTTGAGAATCAGCCCGGTTCCCAAAGTTCCTTAGCAAACTCTATTGGgttaataattttgtattatcCCTAGGAATAGTGACATCTGCTTCCTGGGTATAACCTACTGGTCACCAAGAAACCAGACTGTTTCTGTGAGGTGCAAGAGGTCTCTGCATTGCAAACATGAAGACCAGACAACACATGGCTGGTTCACTCTTCATGAACACCTTCCCAGTCACTGCAGAAAAGTCTCATGATTTGTCTAGCTTGAAGATATCCAGGTGATTTAAAATGGGCAACTCCCCTAAGCATGTCTTACTGAAATGGAACCCAAGAGGTCTCTTGGTTCTACTAtgtacagaaacacacacactcataaatgcacacacactcataaaCGCACACACATCAAACACTGATTCCATCTGTGCTCATACCCGTCTTTAAGAAACACAGGAACCAGTTGGGTGACCACTTAAGAGTACCTGGTCACCAGGGGCAAACCTCAAAGTTCGGAATATCCAGTCATGGATAACAGAAAATGACAGTGATGGTAACAGAGAAATTCATATTTGATATTTTGGCATCATTTTACACAATCTCTTCCTTACTTGCGATGGTACAGCTTATTCTCCCTCGCCCAGCCCCGATGCAGGTACAGTCCCAGATCATGGAGTCTTTAGGACGCTCATAAGTGTCACCCACTCGGTAAGTGTTCCCAGTGTACTTGTCAAAGCAAGTCTCTTCAGCTGAGGGGAAAAGGAAAGTCCATGTGAGCCTCACTTAGGTACAAGCTTTTCTAGTTCACTAATCCCCTCTAAAGGAAAACCCACTTCTCTATTCCACAAGTAACATGGTACAcctcaaagaataaaatgaagtgaGAGATACAGATTTTTATCCTAAGCTCTAATAAGGCCATGGTTTTTGACCTTGACATATTGtcaaattttctgtaaattattCATATTGTAGAAAAATCTCAGGCTCTTAGGAAAAGGCCATATAAAGTACTAACTTATGACAGAGCTAGATTTGTGAAGGGTTTCACATTCCAATCTCTGACTCAGAAAGTCAAAGCAAGGTTCACATAAAAAGCAAAcgattggccgggcacagtggctcacgcctgtaatcccagcactttgggaggctgaggcgggtggatcacctgaggtcaggaattcgagaccaccctgaccaatacggtgaaaccccgtctctactaaaaatatgaaaattagctgggtgtggtggcatgtgcctgtagtcccagctactcaggaggctgaggcaggagaattgcttgaaccctggaggcagaggttgcagtgagctgagatagtgctactgcactccagcctggtgacagagcaagactctgtctcaaaaacaaaacaaaacaaaaacaaacaaacaattcgAAGATCCCCACCTCCCACAAGGCCTTGACAGTTGTTAATCCTATGATTTCCATTTTCCCCTGATCAGTGCTTCTCTGACAGAGTTGCtataatttatgagaaaaatatcatTGGTCCTAAAGGAATGAGAACTTTGAAGTGGCTAATGGTTTTGTGTTAACTGCCGCTGACAAATCATTTTACGATGTAAGTCCCCAAAGTGTTTTCTGGCTCATAAACTAACAGTTTAAGATTTGAGACTGCTttctaataaattaaaattttataagcaattttttttgtCGGAGGACACacaaaatctttcatttttctcatcaaaAACTTTGGGAGAGTAAAGCAAAAAGAAGACTCTAGGAACTAATTTGGGAAAGATTCGTTTCTTTGTTTTAAAGGTAAAAGCATGTGAAAAGCAAATATAAGCAGTTTTTAAACTTAAGAGGAAATGACAGGTAATTCTATTAGAAAAATGGTGTATGTATTTTTACTTACTAATGCAAAGTTTAACAATTACCACTTCATGTATTAAAAGATACTAACTATGGGGCTTGTTGTCACTTACCTTCAGGTTTACTCTCGCAGTTAAAACCTCGGCTTCCTCCATAACAAGTACAAACCAACGCATTGCCTAGGTAGGTCCGCTCCCACTGTTGATTTATCTGATAGTGTTTTCCATTGTCATAACAACCGGCTG encodes:
- the FN1 gene encoding fibronectin isoform 7 preproprotein (isoform 7 preproprotein is encoded by transcript variant 7) produces the protein MLRGPGPGLLLLAVQCLGTAVPSTGASKSKRQAQQMVQPQSPVAVSQSKPGCYDNGKHYQINQQWERTYLGNALVCTCYGGSRGFNCESKPEAEETCFDKYTGNTYRVGDTYERPKDSMIWDCTCIGAGRGRISCTIANRCHEGGQSYKIGDTWRRPHETGGYMLECVCLGNGKGEWTCKPIAEKCFDHAAGTSYVVGETWEKPYQGWMMVDCTCLGEGSGRITCTSRNRCNDQDTRTSYRIGDTWSKKDNRGNLLQCICTGNGRGEWKCERHTSVQTTSSGSGPFTDVRAAVYQPQPHPQPPPYGHCVTDSGVVYSVGMQWLKTQGNKQMLCTCLGNGVSCQETAVTQTYGGNSNGEPCVLPFTYNGRTFYSCTTEGRQDGHLWCSTTSNYEQDQKYSFCTDHTVLVQTRGGNSNGALCHFPFLYNNHNYTDCTSEGRRDNMKWCGTTQNYDADQKFGFCPMAAHEEICTTNEGVMYRIGDQWDKQHDMGHMMRCTCVGNGRGEWTCIAYSQLRDQCIVDDITYNVNDTFHKRHEEGHMLNCTCFGQGRGRWKCDPVDQCQDSETGTFYQIGDSWEKYVHGVRYQCYCYGRGIGEWHCQPLQTYPSSSGPVEVFITETPSQPNSHPIQWNAPQPSHISKYILRWRPVSIPPRNLGY